The Pirellulimonas nuda genome includes a region encoding these proteins:
- a CDS encoding PQQ-like beta-propeller repeat protein, whose translation MRRLSCYLTLLLLSQTAFADDWPQWQGPDRNAVSRETGLLQEWPEGGPPLAWRVDGLGGGDSAPAVAGGKLYGMSHRDGKEIVWALSEADGKELWASPLGDAAKQGVPQSKEGPGGTPTVEGDRVYVIGMSGRLACLDASDGKIVWQKSLVDDFGGAPPMWSFRESPLVDGDKVICTPGAAGAMLVAVDKTNGEVIWETTAPPAEASSTPPTGPGPPPRGERGPADAPPRGGGFGPPGGNARGGGGRRGGFGRSRSGAAYSSVIAIDYQGSRQYVQMTSTTLVGVSADTGELLWQYNKPANGMGVHCTTPIFQDGLIFAASAYGAGGGAITLNKDSEGKFEPEEVYFTTNMQNHHGGIVVVDGALYGANGGNGGGMMACIDFQTGKTLWRDRKGPKGSLLYADGRIYLRSEEGPIVLLEPSTAGLIEHSRFEQPDRTDAPAWAHPVVANGKLYIRDQGLLLCYDVQSDTP comes from the coding sequence ATGCGGCGACTCTCTTGCTACCTCACGCTATTGCTGCTGAGTCAGACGGCCTTTGCCGACGATTGGCCTCAATGGCAGGGCCCGGACCGCAACGCGGTTTCGCGGGAGACCGGGCTGCTTCAGGAGTGGCCAGAGGGGGGGCCGCCGCTGGCTTGGCGGGTGGACGGGCTCGGCGGCGGCGACAGCGCGCCGGCGGTTGCCGGCGGCAAGCTCTACGGGATGAGCCATCGAGACGGGAAGGAGATCGTGTGGGCGCTGTCCGAAGCAGACGGCAAAGAGCTCTGGGCCAGCCCGCTCGGCGACGCCGCAAAGCAGGGGGTGCCCCAGTCGAAGGAGGGCCCCGGCGGAACGCCCACGGTCGAAGGCGATCGGGTCTACGTGATCGGGATGAGTGGGCGGCTTGCCTGCCTGGACGCGAGCGACGGCAAGATCGTTTGGCAGAAGAGCCTGGTCGATGACTTCGGCGGCGCGCCTCCCATGTGGAGCTTCCGGGAGTCGCCGCTGGTGGATGGCGACAAGGTAATCTGCACGCCCGGGGCCGCCGGCGCGATGCTGGTTGCCGTGGACAAGACAAACGGCGAAGTGATCTGGGAAACAACTGCGCCCCCCGCCGAAGCGTCGAGCACGCCGCCGACCGGCCCCGGGCCACCCCCCCGGGGCGAGCGGGGCCCAGCCGATGCGCCGCCGCGTGGCGGCGGGTTCGGTCCCCCCGGTGGCAACGCCCGCGGGGGCGGGGGCCGACGCGGCGGCTTCGGCCGCAGCCGTTCGGGCGCGGCCTACTCGTCCGTCATCGCCATCGACTACCAGGGCAGCCGGCAGTACGTGCAGATGACCTCGACCACGCTGGTCGGCGTGTCGGCAGACACGGGTGAGCTGCTCTGGCAGTACAACAAGCCGGCCAACGGCATGGGCGTCCACTGCACGACCCCGATCTTTCAAGACGGCCTGATCTTCGCGGCGTCCGCCTACGGCGCCGGCGGCGGCGCGATCACGCTGAACAAAGACAGCGAAGGCAAGTTTGAACCCGAAGAAGTCTACTTCACCACCAACATGCAGAACCACCACGGCGGCATCGTCGTTGTCGACGGCGCGCTGTACGGCGCCAACGGCGGGAACGGCGGCGGGATGATGGCCTGCATCGATTTCCAAACCGGCAAGACGCTGTGGAGAGACCGCAAGGGTCCGAAGGGGTCGCTGCTGTACGCCGACGGCAGGATCTACTTGCGCAGCGAAGAGGGGCCCATCGTGCTGCTGGAACCATCCACCGCAGGCTTGATCGAGCACAGCCGGTTTGAGCAGCCCGATCGGACCGACGCGCCCGCATGGGCCCACCCGGTGGTGGCCAACGGCAAGCTCTACATCCGCGACCAAGGGCTGCTGCTTTGCTACGACGTGCAATCGGACACGCCGTAG
- a CDS encoding c-type cytochrome domain-containing protein: protein MKPLFTLCFSLLLFGAPSVVAAEVGFAQVEPLFQQHCVKCHGAAKSLGGLNLEGRAAVEALIEEGLLLPGDPENSEVFARLTLAEDDKLRMPKGAPPLKAEEIDAFRKWLEHEKLFEAGDAPAPAAAAAAPADEAKEPTPDPADPAAITRIEKAGGVALPRYAGSPLLMISFPSQPANTGDDVVDAILAVAPNVCELSLARTAVTDAGAARLAALENLEALHLEQTAVTDAGVAPLAGLPRLRYLNVYGSKVTDAVLEPLAKNGALRRLYVYETPVSYAAAKKAMASRPELEINLGWNHPEVARERLTQEKERLEAEKKAAVAQLEEAKAQIESADERLTELAKELEVAK, encoded by the coding sequence ATGAAACCACTCTTCACGCTCTGCTTCTCTTTGCTGCTGTTTGGGGCCCCCTCCGTCGTGGCCGCCGAGGTTGGGTTCGCCCAGGTCGAGCCGCTCTTCCAACAGCACTGCGTGAAGTGCCACGGCGCGGCGAAGTCGCTCGGCGGGCTGAACCTGGAAGGCCGCGCGGCCGTCGAGGCGCTGATCGAAGAAGGGCTGCTGCTGCCGGGCGACCCGGAGAACAGCGAGGTGTTCGCGCGGTTGACCCTGGCGGAAGACGACAAGCTGCGGATGCCCAAGGGGGCGCCGCCGCTCAAGGCCGAGGAGATCGACGCCTTCCGCAAGTGGCTTGAGCACGAGAAGCTGTTCGAAGCGGGAGACGCCCCCGCACCGGCGGCGGCGGCTGCTGCGCCGGCCGACGAGGCCAAGGAGCCGACCCCCGACCCGGCCGACCCCGCGGCGATTACGCGTATCGAGAAGGCCGGCGGCGTGGCGCTGCCCAGGTACGCCGGCAGCCCGCTGCTGATGATCAGCTTCCCGAGCCAACCGGCAAACACAGGCGATGACGTTGTCGACGCCATCCTGGCGGTCGCCCCGAACGTGTGCGAGCTCAGCTTGGCGCGGACCGCGGTCACCGACGCCGGCGCCGCCCGCCTGGCGGCCCTAGAGAACCTCGAGGCGTTGCACCTGGAGCAGACCGCGGTCACCGACGCCGGCGTCGCCCCGCTGGCCGGCCTGCCGCGGCTGCGTTACCTGAACGTCTACGGCAGCAAGGTGACCGACGCCGTGCTCGAGCCGCTCGCCAAGAACGGGGCGCTGCGGCGGCTGTACGTGTACGAAACGCCGGTGAGCTACGCCGCGGCCAAGAAGGCGATGGCCTCGCGGCCCGAGCTGGAGATCAACCTCGGCTGGAACCACCCCGAGGTGGCCCGCGAACGGCTCACCCAAGAGAAAGAACGGCTCGAAGCAGAAAAGAAGGCCGCCGTGGCGCAGCTAGAAGAAGCCAAGGCGCAGATCGAGTCCGCGGACGAACGGCTGACCGAGCTGGCGAAGGAGCTCGAAGTGGCAAAGTAA
- a CDS encoding type II toxin-antitoxin system VapC family toxin: protein MTDAQIASIAIAHNATVHTADHDFRRFNGLKTFYPLG from the coding sequence GTGACCGACGCGCAGATCGCATCCATCGCAATCGCCCACAACGCCACGGTCCACACCGCCGACCATGATTTCCGGCGCTTCAACGGGCTCAAGACATTCTATCCATTGGGCTGA
- a CDS encoding DUF885 domain-containing protein gives MPHLFCSAFLLVWLVLLAPATRADKVAPQQALDDVIAQSWAFDLAESPEFATRAGVHDHNDRLDSARIEDFQRRASTRRGFLDRLNKIDRGALSPSARLNYDLLRRDLTDGLSEHSFRGFLMPISNRGGFHIDFPDLPKHVPLGTVTDLENYIARLRDFGRVTDEQITLMRIGTDVGMTVPAVILEGWEDSVTTHIVADPTRSALYEPLKKLPDSIPAPQQKRLRAAAAAAIAEVVSPAYQRFYDFMKDEYVPNCRSAIGASALPNGREFYRHRVRMFTTLDTTPDEVHMRGLAEVKRIRGEMEAVIEQLEFDGDFKAFVQHLRDDPEFYAKTPEELLQRTALVLKRADGQLPKLFGRLPRTPYGIREIPAFIAPKTTSAYYMRPGGDGKTAGFYYVNTYNLPSRGLFDVEALSLHEAVPGHHLQLALQQELEGLPEFRKYSGFTAFIEGWGLYAERLGLEMGFYEDPYSNFGRLNMEMWRACRLVVDTGMHYLGWSREQAIKFMLENSPMSEHNIRAEVDRYIGWPGQALAYKTGELKIRELRARAEEALGDRFDIRAFHDVVLGSGAVPLDVLEANVDAWVAGEMIDDRG, from the coding sequence ATGCCGCACCTGTTTTGCTCTGCGTTTTTGCTTGTTTGGCTCGTTCTGCTGGCGCCGGCCACCCGCGCGGACAAGGTCGCCCCCCAGCAGGCGCTGGACGACGTGATCGCGCAGTCGTGGGCGTTCGACCTGGCGGAGTCCCCCGAGTTTGCGACCCGCGCCGGGGTGCACGACCACAACGACCGGCTCGACAGCGCGCGGATCGAGGACTTCCAGCGCCGCGCATCGACGCGGCGGGGCTTCCTCGATCGGCTCAACAAGATCGACCGCGGGGCCCTCTCCCCCTCGGCCAGGCTCAACTACGACCTGTTGCGCCGCGACCTGACGGACGGCCTGTCCGAGCACAGCTTCCGAGGCTTCTTGATGCCGATCAGCAACCGCGGCGGCTTCCACATCGACTTCCCCGACCTGCCGAAGCACGTCCCGCTCGGCACGGTCACCGACCTAGAGAACTACATCGCCCGGCTGCGCGACTTCGGCCGGGTGACGGACGAGCAGATCACGCTGATGCGTATCGGCACGGACGTGGGGATGACCGTCCCCGCGGTGATCTTGGAGGGGTGGGAAGACTCGGTCACCACGCACATCGTCGCCGACCCGACGCGTAGCGCACTCTACGAGCCCCTGAAGAAGCTGCCCGATTCGATCCCCGCGCCGCAGCAGAAGCGGCTGCGTGCCGCCGCGGCCGCGGCCATCGCCGAGGTGGTCTCGCCCGCGTACCAGCGGTTCTACGACTTCATGAAGGACGAGTACGTGCCGAACTGCCGCTCGGCGATCGGCGCCTCGGCGCTGCCCAACGGGCGGGAGTTCTACCGCCACCGCGTGCGGATGTTCACCACGCTCGACACCACGCCGGACGAGGTGCACATGCGCGGACTGGCGGAGGTAAAGCGGATCCGCGGCGAGATGGAGGCCGTGATCGAGCAGCTCGAGTTCGACGGGGACTTCAAGGCGTTTGTGCAGCACCTGCGAGACGACCCCGAGTTCTACGCCAAGACCCCCGAAGAGCTGCTGCAGCGCACCGCGCTGGTGCTCAAGCGGGCCGACGGCCAGCTCCCCAAGCTGTTCGGGCGGCTGCCACGCACGCCGTACGGCATCCGCGAGATCCCGGCCTTCATCGCCCCCAAGACCACCAGCGCCTACTACATGCGCCCCGGCGGCGACGGCAAGACGGCCGGCTTTTACTACGTGAACACCTACAACCTGCCGAGCCGGGGGCTGTTCGACGTCGAGGCCCTCTCGCTGCACGAGGCGGTGCCGGGGCACCACCTGCAGCTCGCGCTGCAGCAGGAGCTCGAAGGGCTCCCCGAGTTCCGCAAGTACAGCGGCTTCACCGCGTTCATCGAGGGCTGGGGGCTGTACGCGGAGCGCCTCGGCCTAGAGATGGGCTTCTACGAAGACCCCTACAGCAACTTCGGCCGCCTGAACATGGAGATGTGGCGCGCCTGCCGGCTGGTGGTCGACACCGGCATGCACTACCTGGGCTGGAGCCGCGAGCAGGCGATCAAATTCATGCTAGAGAACTCCCCGATGAGCGAGCACAACATCCGCGCGGAGGTGGACCGCTACATCGGCTGGCCCGGCCAGGCGCTGGCCTACAAGACGGGCGAGCTAAAGATCCGCGAGCTGCGCGCACGGGCAGAAGAAGCGCTCGGCGACCGCTTCGACATCCGCGCGTTCCACGACGTCGTGCTCGGCAGCGGCGCGGTGCCGCTGGACGTGCTGGAGGCGAACGTGGATGCGTGGGTGGCGGGGGAGATGATCGATGATAGAGGATAG
- the rarD gene encoding EamA family transporter RarD, which translates to MRRVQVVPIIYHLTSNLYHLNLPRPATISHDTDQHRSGLGYALAAFGWWGFVLPLLMLALNAALAGFDGKGPGAASRVDWTLEVLAHRTVWTLLFCLLLVGRAGQGGQVLAIVRSRRRLGLLAATAACIAMNWGFFGLGAATERLSQASLGYYLNPLLSIALGVVVLGERLRPFQVLAVGLAAAGVAWETARVGQAPWIAILVALAFGLYGLFRKQIAAGALTGLTTEVLLLTPLALAYFVYREAYGPELAFGRGWLVSVLLILSGAFTAAPLIWFNRAAKRLPLSTLAFLQFLTPTGQLLTAVLVNGESLPTGALISFALIWLGVAAFLADAGRVARDAPAAV; encoded by the coding sequence ATGCGTCGCGTCCAAGTCGTCCCTATCATCTATCATCTAACCTCTAACCTCTATCATCTAAACTTACCTCGCCCCGCCACCATCTCTCACGACACAGACCAGCACCGCTCCGGCCTCGGCTACGCCCTCGCGGCGTTTGGCTGGTGGGGCTTCGTGCTGCCGCTGTTGATGCTGGCGCTCAACGCCGCGCTCGCCGGGTTCGACGGCAAGGGCCCGGGCGCCGCGAGCCGCGTTGACTGGACGCTCGAGGTGCTTGCGCACCGCACCGTCTGGACGCTGCTTTTCTGCCTGCTGCTGGTCGGTCGGGCGGGGCAGGGGGGGCAGGTGCTGGCGATCGTCCGCTCACGCCGCCGGCTGGGGCTGCTGGCCGCCACCGCGGCCTGCATCGCGATGAACTGGGGGTTCTTCGGCCTGGGCGCCGCCACCGAGCGGCTCAGCCAGGCGAGCCTGGGCTACTACCTCAACCCGCTGCTGAGCATCGCGCTGGGGGTGGTGGTGCTGGGCGAGCGGCTCCGCCCGTTCCAGGTGCTGGCCGTCGGCCTGGCGGCCGCCGGCGTGGCGTGGGAGACCGCCCGCGTGGGGCAGGCGCCCTGGATCGCTATCCTGGTGGCGCTGGCGTTCGGCCTGTACGGGCTGTTCCGCAAGCAGATCGCCGCGGGTGCGCTGACGGGGCTGACCACCGAGGTGCTGCTGCTGACGCCCCTCGCGCTGGCGTACTTTGTTTACCGCGAGGCCTACGGCCCCGAGCTGGCGTTCGGCCGCGGCTGGCTGGTGAGCGTGCTGCTGATCCTCAGCGGCGCGTTCACCGCGGCGCCGCTGATCTGGTTCAACCGCGCCGCCAAGCGGCTGCCGCTGAGCACGCTGGCCTTCCTGCAGTTCCTCACGCCAACGGGGCAATTGTTGACCGCGGTGCTGGTGAACGGCGAATCGCTTCCCACCGGCGCGCTCATCTCGTTCGCGCTGATCTGGCTGGGCGTGGCGGCGTTCTTGGCGGACGCGGGCCGCGTGGCGCGCGACGCGCCGGCGGCGGTGTGA
- a CDS encoding antitoxin yields the protein MRTTVTIDPDVEQILRQAMQQTGQGFKTVLNEAVRKGLAGTVVEKDEAPFVVRAKDMGLAPGIDLNRINQSIDELEVEGYLEVTRQLVERRDQAGR from the coding sequence ATGAGAACCACAGTCACGATCGACCCCGATGTCGAGCAGATTCTGCGTCAGGCGATGCAGCAGACAGGGCAGGGCTTCAAGACGGTCCTGAACGAAGCCGTGCGGAAAGGGCTTGCCGGAACGGTGGTAGAGAAAGACGAAGCTCCATTTGTCGTAAGGGCGAAGGACATGGGTTTGGCGCCTGGGATCGATCTAAACCGCATCAATCAGTCCATCGATGAACTTGAGGTCGAGGGTTACCTAGAGGTCACACGCCAATTGGTCGAGCGCCGGGATCAGGCCGGTAGGTGA
- a CDS encoding potassium/proton antiporter encodes MFLIDTVILVTGVLLLLGIASSKLSARLGVPVLVLFLLLGMLAGSEGVGGVEFEDYRLAHGVGTLALAMILFDGGLSTALSAVRLAWRPSALLATWGVLVTAAITGAAAAWILQISWLHGLLLGSIVGSTDAAAVFSVLRSGGIGLPKRLASVLEIESASNDPMAIFLTIGSIEVLLGDMRFGPALLGLFATQMLIGGVCGVLGGYAGGWAANRIELNAPGLYPVLISAFCLLTFGMAAQLGGSGFLAVYLAGIVIGNRPLVFRRGIRLFHDAIAWLSQIVMFVVLGLLCFPSRLIEVGPKALLISAVLIFVARPVAVLLSTLPFRFTWQERTFMSWVGLKGAVPITLAMFPLMLATPERPLQAPLLFDVVFFIVVVSAIIQGTSLAPVARLLGLERPRDPEPPLTLEISSLRHVNGEVVDYAVGDDSRAAGRLVRELSLPDGAVIAMVARGEQIIPPKGSTRIHAGDHVILVLGPGVQPLVSQIFGRDSDARGLIPARIEFPLRASATVRELQELYSIEIDASGERTLAELLCHALKKETPGVGASARFGPLELRVLNVGADGRIEQVGLSILPIAMQTQQPP; translated from the coding sequence ATGTTCTTGATCGATACCGTGATCCTGGTCACCGGGGTCCTGCTGCTGCTGGGCATCGCGTCGAGCAAGCTCTCCGCGCGTCTCGGGGTGCCCGTGCTGGTGCTGTTCCTCCTGCTGGGGATGCTGGCGGGCTCCGAAGGGGTGGGGGGGGTCGAGTTCGAGGACTACCGCCTAGCGCACGGCGTCGGGACGCTGGCGCTGGCCATGATCCTGTTCGACGGCGGCCTGAGCACCGCGCTCTCCGCGGTCCGCTTGGCCTGGAGGCCCTCCGCGCTGCTGGCGACCTGGGGGGTGCTGGTCACCGCGGCGATCACCGGCGCGGCCGCGGCCTGGATCCTGCAAATCTCTTGGCTGCACGGGCTGCTGCTGGGGAGCATCGTGGGGTCGACCGACGCCGCGGCCGTGTTCTCGGTGCTCCGCTCGGGCGGCATCGGTCTGCCCAAACGGCTCGCTTCGGTGCTAGAGATCGAGAGCGCCTCGAACGACCCCATGGCGATCTTCTTGACCATCGGCAGCATCGAGGTGCTGCTGGGGGACATGCGGTTCGGCCCGGCGCTGTTGGGCTTGTTCGCGACGCAGATGCTCATCGGCGGAGTCTGCGGCGTGCTGGGGGGGTACGCCGGCGGGTGGGCCGCCAACCGCATCGAGCTGAACGCCCCCGGGCTCTACCCGGTGCTCATCAGCGCGTTCTGCCTGTTGACGTTCGGCATGGCCGCGCAGCTTGGCGGCAGCGGCTTCCTGGCGGTCTACCTGGCGGGCATCGTCATCGGCAACCGGCCGCTGGTGTTCCGGCGCGGCATCCGGTTGTTCCATGACGCGATCGCGTGGCTTTCGCAGATCGTGATGTTCGTGGTGCTGGGATTGCTGTGCTTCCCGAGCCGATTGATCGAGGTGGGGCCCAAGGCGCTGCTGATCAGCGCGGTGCTGATCTTCGTCGCGCGACCTGTCGCGGTGCTGCTGTCCACCCTCCCGTTCCGCTTCACCTGGCAGGAGCGGACCTTCATGTCGTGGGTGGGGCTCAAGGGGGCGGTGCCGATCACGCTGGCGATGTTCCCCTTGATGCTCGCCACCCCCGAGCGACCGCTGCAAGCGCCGCTGCTGTTCGACGTGGTGTTCTTCATCGTCGTGGTGTCCGCCATCATCCAGGGGACCAGCCTGGCGCCGGTGGCGCGATTGCTGGGGCTCGAGCGGCCGCGCGACCCGGAACCCCCGCTCACGCTGGAGATCAGCTCGCTACGCCACGTGAACGGCGAGGTGGTCGACTACGCGGTGGGGGACGACTCGCGCGCCGCGGGGCGCCTGGTGAGGGAGCTGTCGCTGCCGGACGGCGCGGTTATTGCGATGGTGGCGCGGGGCGAGCAGATCATCCCCCCGAAGGGGAGCACCCGCATCCACGCGGGGGACCACGTGATCCTGGTGCTGGGGCCGGGGGTCCAGCCGCTGGTGAGCCAGATCTTTGGGCGCGACTCCGACGCACGGGGGCTGATCCCCGCAAGGATCGAGTTCCCGCTGCGTGCGTCCGCGACGGTCCGCGAGCTGCAAGAGTTGTACTCGATCGAGATCGACGCGTCCGGCGAACGCACGCTGGCGGAGCTGCTGTGCCACGCGCTCAAGAAGGAGACGCCCGGCGTGGGCGCCTCCGCCCGCTTCGGCCCCCTCGAGCTGCGTGTGCTGAACGTGGGGGCCGACGGGCGCATCGAGCAGGTCGGCTTGTCGATCCTGCCGATCGCGATGCAGACACAACAGCCACCGTAG